The Metabacillus sediminilitoris genome window below encodes:
- the spoIIP gene encoding stage II sporulation protein P has product MKPKDLFLFKLLYYPLLLVMIVFTLIGLTIMMNITIDSRSIQRTIGEVNTEQLFVHILKSENHYFYPNQNDPLFTTSTISELAIRLATSIKPTDARTFLGNELPGLRLYDTEIAVAGEGTNLSNIPYESPPPTDVLFNERKVAEEKLKERQTSDEDQQPIANPEEKTVFIYQSHSWESFLPLLQGAKNPNDALSSDERVNVVGLGERLAQNLMKNGIGVAHDKTNMTQALHKKGWNTTEAYTLSGTIVDTAVASNNKQLNYFIDLHRDSARKNLTTKTINGKNYARLYFVVGKEHKNYLENLDFAKKLHQELEKHYPGISRGVFLKSKSEGNGVYNQDVSNKAMLIEIGGVDNNLDELENTVDVFSSVFADYYWAENDSKEVNGDE; this is encoded by the coding sequence GTGAAACCAAAAGATCTTTTCTTATTTAAACTTCTTTACTACCCATTATTGCTAGTCATGATCGTGTTTACCTTGATCGGCTTGACGATTATGATGAATATCACCATTGATTCCAGGAGTATTCAACGAACAATTGGTGAAGTAAACACAGAGCAATTATTTGTTCATATCTTAAAATCAGAAAATCATTATTTCTACCCTAATCAAAATGACCCCTTATTTACAACTTCTACGATATCTGAATTAGCGATCCGCTTAGCAACGAGCATTAAACCGACTGATGCCCGTACGTTCCTTGGAAACGAATTACCTGGATTAAGACTCTATGATACGGAGATTGCTGTTGCAGGTGAAGGGACGAACTTGAGCAATATTCCGTATGAATCACCACCACCGACAGATGTTTTGTTTAATGAACGAAAAGTTGCGGAAGAAAAATTAAAAGAGAGACAAACTTCAGATGAAGATCAACAGCCCATTGCAAATCCGGAAGAAAAAACGGTTTTTATTTATCAGAGCCATAGCTGGGAGTCATTTCTTCCATTATTACAAGGAGCTAAAAACCCAAATGATGCCCTTAGCTCTGATGAACGTGTCAATGTGGTTGGACTTGGAGAACGGTTAGCGCAAAATTTAATGAAGAATGGTATTGGTGTTGCACACGATAAAACCAACATGACACAGGCCTTACACAAAAAGGGTTGGAATACGACCGAAGCTTATACGTTATCTGGGACAATTGTTGATACAGCGGTCGCTTCAAATAATAAACAACTAAATTACTTTATTGATCTACACCGTGATTCTGCTCGAAAAAATTTAACAACGAAAACAATAAATGGCAAGAATTACGCAAGGCTTTATTTTGTTGTTGGGAAAGAACATAAAAATTATTTAGAAAATCTTGATTTTGCAAAAAAACTTCATCAAGAATTGGAGAAGCATTATCCTGGTATTAGCAGGGGTGTCTTCCTAAAATCAAAAAGTGAGGGGAATGGTGTTTACAATCAAGATGTTTCGAATAAAGCGATGTTAATAGAGATTGGTGGGGTTGATAATAATTTGGATGAGCTCGAAAATACAGTGGATGTTTTTTCAAGTGTTTTTGCAGATTATTACTGGGCTGAGAATGATTCAAAAGAGGTTAATGGGGATGAATAG
- a CDS encoding amino acid permease: MSKMSCSSGAAGQKSSKGKTEGDLKWWQLSLIGVGCTIGTGYFLGSSIGIEVTGASIVFSFLLAALGTHIVFQILAKMIAKDPHEGSFCYYARKAYGKWAGFSCGWNYWCSNILVMGSQLTALSILSRFWFPAIPLWVFAAGYAILSIFVVLTGTKGFDKIEDILAIVKFAAIIMFIILAAAALFGFLQSDIKPSGFPLAGDQLFLDGVKGFWASLIYAFYAYGGIEVIGIMAMRLKKKEDAQKAGTIMLLALTIVYILSLGLAVTLVSLDAFNEKESPFVTAMANYHLPFFPHVFNGAIIIAGFSTMTASLYGVTNLLATLAKDGDAPHFFAKTSKKLKNLPLASLGLATVGLLASIITALLLPGKIYEYITTAAGILLLYNWLFIIISALRLLTLKVRSKLYAYLGILLIIAAITGTLFEKAIRPGFFVSILFVAIIFIVCLFMKKHWKKQTSKIRYY; this comes from the coding sequence ATGAGCAAAATGAGCTGTAGTTCTGGAGCTGCAGGCCAAAAGTCAAGCAAAGGGAAAACTGAGGGAGACTTAAAATGGTGGCAGTTATCGTTAATCGGTGTCGGTTGTACGATCGGGACAGGCTACTTTCTTGGCTCAAGCATCGGAATCGAAGTAACCGGAGCCTCCATCGTTTTTTCTTTTCTTTTAGCTGCACTTGGAACACATATCGTTTTTCAAATTTTAGCTAAAATGATAGCTAAAGATCCGCATGAAGGATCCTTTTGCTATTATGCGCGAAAGGCATATGGTAAATGGGCTGGTTTTAGCTGTGGGTGGAATTATTGGTGCTCAAATATTCTCGTGATGGGAAGCCAATTAACCGCTCTTTCCATCCTTTCCCGTTTTTGGTTTCCTGCGATCCCTTTATGGGTATTTGCCGCAGGATATGCCATTCTTTCGATTTTTGTTGTATTAACAGGCACAAAAGGCTTTGATAAAATTGAAGACATTTTGGCGATTGTTAAATTTGCAGCTATTATCATGTTTATTATTCTTGCAGCTGCTGCCTTGTTTGGCTTCTTGCAAAGTGATATAAAACCATCCGGCTTTCCGCTTGCAGGTGATCAGCTATTTCTAGATGGAGTAAAAGGATTTTGGGCATCTCTCATCTATGCCTTTTATGCTTATGGCGGTATTGAAGTAATCGGGATTATGGCCATGCGGTTAAAAAAGAAAGAAGATGCCCAAAAAGCAGGAACAATTATGCTTTTGGCATTAACAATCGTTTATATTTTATCGCTGGGACTTGCTGTCACATTGGTTTCTCTTGATGCTTTTAATGAAAAGGAAAGCCCCTTTGTCACAGCAATGGCAAACTATCATCTGCCTTTTTTCCCTCATGTCTTTAACGGAGCAATCATTATTGCTGGTTTTTCAACCATGACTGCCTCCTTATATGGGGTGACAAATTTGCTTGCAACATTAGCTAAGGATGGAGATGCACCACATTTTTTTGCGAAAACGAGTAAAAAATTAAAGAACCTGCCACTTGCTTCGTTAGGACTGGCAACAGTTGGTTTATTGGCATCGATTATCACAGCCTTACTGCTGCCGGGAAAAATTTATGAATATATCACAACGGCAGCAGGCATTCTGCTTTTGTACAATTGGCTTTTTATTATTATTTCTGCCTTACGCCTACTGACATTAAAAGTGCGCAGCAAATTATATGCCTATTTAGGTATTCTGTTAATAATTGCCGCTATAACGGGGACATTATTTGAAAAAGCGATTCGTCCTGGTTTTTTCGTCAGTATTTTATTTGTGGCCATCATCTTTATCGTTTGTTTATTTATGAAAAAGCATTGGAAAAAACAAACCAGTAAAATTCGGTATTATTAA
- the gvpU gene encoding gas vesicle accessory protein GvpU: MAKKEQEPISTDDAVLLMLLSLVEEDGIEVEISIVVNGTIISGTLIGASAYYEGVTESSKQLQDTTMSKFLSKKFNTLKEAYAKQKQEDSENEEKEFTPTFIHLKHATYLSAAAERTYSNSTWWRGKISSVDGFSFDFSTRQT, from the coding sequence TTGGCAAAGAAAGAGCAAGAACCAATAAGCACAGATGATGCTGTTTTACTCATGCTATTATCATTGGTTGAGGAAGATGGGATTGAAGTAGAAATCTCTATCGTTGTAAACGGTACAATCATTTCAGGTACACTTATTGGAGCTAGCGCCTATTATGAAGGTGTGACAGAATCATCCAAACAGTTACAGGATACAACAATGTCAAAATTCCTTTCTAAAAAATTTAATACACTAAAGGAAGCATATGCGAAACAAAAGCAAGAGGACTCTGAAAACGAAGAAAAGGAATTCACTCCAACTTTTATTCATTTAAAGCATGCAACATACCTATCTGCAGCAGCTGAAAGAACTTACTCCAACAGCACATGGTGGCGTGGAAAAATTTCGTCTGTAGATGGTTTTTCTTTTGATTTTTCAACCAGGCAAACTTAG
- a CDS encoding ABC transporter ATP-binding protein — MTNLIELSNVSLKRNGNWILKEISWNIQKDQHWVLYGLNGAGKTALLDMLCAYYFPTEGYVSVLGKVFGRDYLAEKLRQKIGLVSSRLQQKLYPSDTAYQIVLSGAFASIGLYESPTDEMRQKAIGLLEELQCLSYADRIYETLSQGERQRILIARALMADPELLILDEPTTGLDFLAREQLLQALETIHLRTNAPTFLYVTHHVEEILPIFSHTLLLKKGQVFDSGLTSEMITTEKLSQLFECDVNVTWKNERASIRKRLVNR; from the coding sequence GTGACAAATTTAATTGAACTATCAAATGTATCATTAAAAAGAAATGGGAATTGGATTTTAAAAGAGATCAGTTGGAACATACAAAAGGATCAGCATTGGGTATTGTATGGGTTAAATGGTGCTGGGAAAACAGCGCTTTTAGATATGCTTTGTGCTTATTATTTTCCAACAGAAGGATATGTATCGGTATTAGGAAAAGTATTTGGCCGTGATTATTTAGCTGAAAAACTGCGGCAAAAAATCGGTCTTGTTTCATCACGGTTACAACAAAAGCTGTATCCGTCAGATACAGCCTATCAGATCGTATTAAGCGGGGCTTTTGCTTCAATCGGGTTATATGAGAGCCCGACAGATGAGATGAGACAAAAGGCGATTGGATTATTAGAGGAATTACAATGTTTATCATATGCGGATAGAATTTATGAAACTCTTTCACAAGGAGAAAGACAAAGGATTTTAATTGCCCGGGCGTTAATGGCTGATCCTGAATTATTAATTTTAGATGAACCAACAACAGGCTTGGATTTTCTTGCACGTGAACAGCTCTTACAAGCATTAGAGACGATTCATTTGCGGACAAATGCACCTACGTTCCTATATGTAACACATCATGTTGAAGAAATATTACCTATCTTTAGTCATACGCTGCTATTAAAAAAAGGGCAGGTTTTTGATTCTGGATTAACTTCAGAGATGATAACAACTGAAAAGCTTTCACAGCTTTTTGAGTGTGATGTTAACGTAACATGGAAGAATGAACGAGCTAGTATTAGAAAACGATTAGTCAATAGATAG
- a CDS encoding cation diffusion facilitator family transporter has protein sequence MEEQKYSDLKLGERGVIVSIIAYIFLSAIKLCVGYMANSEALKADGLNNATDIIASIAVLIGLKVSQKPADKDHPYGHWKAETVASMVASFIMIVVGIQVLVGAIQSVFNNHNEAPDLISAWTGIFCAVVMYFVFRYNSKLGKKIKSQGLMAAAKDNLSDALVSIGTVIGIIGSQFALPWLDPLTALVVGLLICKTAWDIFRDASHHLTDGYDTEKIQEFKQTVLSQYGVKGVKDIKARNYGNNSVVDIVILVNSNLGIRDAHDISTKVEDVLKKKHDVYDVHVHVEPN, from the coding sequence ATGGAAGAACAAAAATATAGCGATTTGAAATTAGGGGAACGAGGAGTTATTGTCAGTATCATCGCCTATATTTTTTTATCAGCAATAAAATTATGTGTTGGTTATATGGCAAATTCCGAAGCTCTTAAAGCAGATGGATTGAACAATGCAACAGATATTATTGCTTCAATTGCTGTGTTAATTGGACTGAAGGTATCACAAAAACCTGCTGATAAGGACCATCCTTATGGTCATTGGAAGGCTGAAACTGTTGCTTCAATGGTTGCATCTTTTATTATGATCGTTGTTGGTATTCAAGTTTTAGTTGGAGCGATCCAATCTGTTTTTAATAATCATAATGAAGCACCTGATTTAATTTCTGCTTGGACAGGAATCTTTTGTGCAGTCGTTATGTATTTTGTTTTTCGATATAATAGTAAATTAGGAAAGAAAATTAAAAGCCAGGGGCTAATGGCTGCAGCAAAAGATAATTTGTCAGATGCATTGGTAAGTATTGGAACTGTTATTGGTATTATTGGTTCTCAATTTGCTCTTCCATGGCTTGATCCTCTGACTGCCCTGGTTGTGGGATTGTTAATTTGTAAAACAGCATGGGATATTTTCCGGGATGCATCACATCATTTAACAGACGGTTACGATACAGAGAAGATTCAGGAATTTAAACAAACGGTGCTTTCACAATATGGTGTAAAGGGTGTAAAAGATATTAAAGCAAGGAACTATGGAAATAATTCTGTCGTTGACATTGTAATCCTTGTGAATTCAAACCTCGGAATTCGTGATGCACATGATATTTCAACAAAAGTAGAAGATGTCCTTAAAAAGAAACATGATGTGTATGACGTACATGTTCATGTTGAACCGAATTAA
- a CDS encoding LacI family DNA-binding transcriptional regulator — MSVTIKDIAQVSGVSYSTVSKALNDSPLVKPDTKKKILQVAKDLGYTPNFVAKNLVSKKSNTIGLVWPTIEQTALSTLVTEINNQVVKNNYFMMLSINDTNHAVEMFNKFRVDGVIIFEGETPLVKTFESTLPILTYGVANNNPYPIIDVNHRKAIYEAVSYLNNLGHQKISYIGYPSHKDKRQIEKLKGFHVAMDEIGLKTDENSTINTDGLTWFDGYTATKKLLQGPTIPTALISGSYDLSVGILRAVNECKLKVPEDISIISYDNIPQMARLETPLTSVGVPIGELAEKMVNSLLDLINKTNSFPLTEVMEPVITKRGSCSPPADVKADERFS; from the coding sequence ATGAGTGTAACTATAAAAGATATTGCACAAGTATCTGGAGTAAGCTATTCAACCGTTTCAAAGGCTTTAAATGATAGCCCGCTCGTAAAACCTGATACAAAGAAAAAAATATTACAGGTAGCCAAAGACTTAGGATATACTCCAAACTTTGTCGCAAAAAATTTAGTGTCAAAAAAAAGTAACACGATTGGCCTTGTTTGGCCTACAATTGAACAAACAGCTTTATCAACTCTTGTTACAGAAATAAATAACCAAGTTGTGAAGAATAACTATTTTATGATGCTTTCAATCAATGATACGAATCATGCAGTGGAAATGTTCAATAAATTCAGGGTAGATGGAGTTATTATCTTCGAAGGTGAAACTCCACTTGTTAAAACATTTGAATCAACTCTCCCTATTTTAACTTATGGGGTTGCAAATAATAATCCTTATCCCATTATTGATGTTAATCATCGGAAAGCAATCTATGAAGCAGTCTCATATCTGAATAATTTGGGTCACCAAAAAATTAGCTACATAGGTTACCCATCACATAAAGATAAACGGCAAATTGAAAAACTTAAAGGGTTCCATGTTGCAATGGATGAGATTGGCTTAAAAACAGATGAAAATAGTACAATAAATACTGATGGTTTGACATGGTTTGATGGCTATACAGCCACCAAAAAATTATTACAAGGCCCAACGATTCCGACTGCATTAATTAGTGGAAGCTATGATCTTAGTGTTGGAATTTTAAGAGCGGTTAATGAATGTAAATTAAAGGTTCCTGAAGATATATCTATTATTTCATATGATAATATTCCGCAAATGGCTAGATTAGAAACCCCTTTAACTAGTGTAGGTGTTCCAATTGGTGAATTAGCAGAAAAAATGGTCAATTCCTTGCTAGACCTTATCAACAAAACCAATTCCTTCCCTCTAACTGAAGTTATGGAACCTGTCATAACGAAAAGAGGTTCTTGTTCACCTCCAGCTGATGTAAAAGCAGATGAAAGATTTAGTTGA
- a CDS encoding TRAP transporter substrate-binding protein, with protein sequence MKKIFLSIIVCALLVGILSSCSNTASGDENSVTLRLAHNQSETHPVHKSLVEFAGLVEEKTNGSIKVQLYPNGQLGSEREVIELTQTGAVDVAKVSASALESFNEVYSLFSLPYLFDNKEHYYSVMNSDIAQDIYQTTDKIGFIGLTFYDSGIRNFYTKNTPIMHPDDLKGLKIRVQPSATAIEMIKLMGGAPTPMSFGEVYTAMQSGVIDGSENNETALTDNNHGEVAKQYSYSEHSIVPDILIMSNEKWQELTEEQKQAISEAAKESTAFHKIVWDEAIETAVKDAKEKGVTFSTPDKEPFQKAVQPLHEKFSEMESTGKYYKEIREMVNQEE encoded by the coding sequence TTGAAAAAGATTTTTTTGAGTATTATTGTATGCGCTTTATTGGTGGGGATCCTTTCCTCTTGCAGCAATACAGCATCAGGGGATGAAAACTCTGTTACATTGCGGTTGGCACACAACCAAAGTGAGACTCACCCCGTTCATAAGTCATTAGTAGAATTTGCTGGGCTTGTGGAGGAGAAAACAAATGGATCAATAAAAGTGCAATTATATCCAAATGGCCAGCTAGGGTCTGAGCGTGAAGTGATTGAGTTAACACAGACTGGAGCAGTTGATGTAGCTAAGGTCAGTGCAAGTGCATTAGAGAGCTTTAACGAAGTTTACTCCTTATTTAGCCTTCCTTACTTATTTGATAATAAGGAACATTATTATAGTGTTATGAACAGCGATATTGCACAGGATATTTATCAAACGACAGATAAAATAGGTTTTATCGGTTTAACGTTTTATGATTCAGGCATTCGTAACTTTTATACGAAAAATACGCCGATCATGCATCCAGACGATTTAAAAGGCTTAAAGATTCGCGTACAGCCGAGTGCCACAGCGATCGAGATGATTAAATTAATGGGTGGAGCTCCTACCCCGATGTCATTTGGTGAAGTGTATACGGCTATGCAGTCAGGTGTTATCGATGGTTCTGAAAATAATGAAACCGCTTTAACTGACAACAATCACGGAGAGGTTGCTAAACAATACTCATATAGTGAACATTCAATTGTTCCGGATATTCTGATCATGAGCAATGAAAAATGGCAGGAGCTAACCGAAGAACAAAAACAAGCAATCTCTGAAGCTGCTAAAGAATCAACAGCGTTTCATAAAATAGTGTGGGATGAAGCAATCGAAACAGCAGTGAAGGATGCGAAGGAAAAGGGTGTAACGTTTAGTACACCAGACAAAGAGCCTTTCCAAAAAGCGGTTCAGCCACTTCATGAAAAGTTCTCCGAAATGGAATCGACAGGAAAATATTACAAAGAAATTCGTGAAATGGTAAATCAAGAAGAATAA
- a CDS encoding TRAP transporter small permease, giving the protein MQTVRKWVDQTLAFLTCTLMGIMVLISIWQVFTRYVLNAPSTFSEEFLRYSLIWVSMLGSAYVFGRKKHFAIEFIIEKLSKKKALIMNVLIEIVIISFAIIVMVIGGSKTVLTTMAQSSAGLGIPMGYVYLSLPVSGILITGYSLLSLIEAKNKPEVDLVNDDLEMSYQKLKSKILE; this is encoded by the coding sequence ATGCAGACAGTAAGAAAATGGGTAGACCAAACACTTGCATTTTTAACATGTACGTTAATGGGGATCATGGTCCTAATTTCAATCTGGCAAGTATTTACGAGGTATGTATTGAATGCTCCAAGTACGTTTTCCGAGGAATTTTTAAGATATTCATTAATTTGGGTGTCTATGCTTGGCTCAGCTTATGTGTTTGGGAGAAAGAAGCATTTTGCAATCGAATTTATCATAGAAAAATTATCAAAAAAGAAAGCGCTTATTATGAACGTTTTGATTGAAATCGTTATTATTAGCTTTGCTATCATCGTTATGGTCATCGGAGGTTCAAAAACCGTTCTGACTACGATGGCACAATCTTCTGCTGGACTTGGGATACCAATGGGGTATGTTTATCTCTCTCTTCCTGTAAGCGGTATTCTCATTACTGGTTATAGTTTGCTTAGTCTTATTGAGGCGAAAAACAAACCTGAGGTAGATTTAGTAAATGATGATTTAGAAATGTCCTATCAAAAATTAAAAAGTAAAATATTAGAATAA
- a CDS encoding TRAP transporter large permease, translating into MTLTAGLILLAVFFILLFAGVPIAISIAGASIATMLIIFPFDVAVFTSAQKMVTGLDSFALLAVPFFVLSGIIMNNGGIAIRLINLAKVLAGRTPGSLDHTNVIGNMLFGSISGSSVAAAAAIGGVMAPLQEKDGYDRTYSAAVNIASAPTGLLIPPSGLLIIYSLVSGGTSVAALFMAGYLPGILWGLSTMVVAYFIAKKKKYPITNKVTFKQGLKVFLDAIPSLLLIFIVLGGIIYGVFTATEGAAIAVAYSIILSIIYKSFSLKKLPAMLLETVEMTAVIMLVIATSTILSIVMSFTGIPEAISTGVLGLTDNPIIILLMMNVILLIIGTFIDLAPAVLIFTPIFLPIVSSFGMDPVHFGIMMAFNLCIGNITPPVGGALFAGCSVGKVSIEQVTKPLFPFYGAITIVLLLVTYIPEISLFLPKLFGL; encoded by the coding sequence ATGACTTTAACAGCAGGTCTCATTCTGTTGGCAGTATTTTTTATACTGCTGTTTGCAGGAGTTCCAATCGCAATTAGTATTGCAGGAGCTTCCATTGCAACTATGTTAATCATATTCCCGTTTGATGTCGCAGTTTTTACATCTGCACAAAAGATGGTCACGGGACTTGATAGTTTTGCCTTATTAGCTGTTCCATTCTTTGTATTATCTGGGATTATTATGAATAATGGAGGGATTGCGATAAGGTTAATTAATCTAGCGAAGGTACTAGCCGGACGTACGCCGGGTTCATTAGATCATACGAATGTAATTGGTAATATGCTTTTCGGGTCAATTTCAGGTTCTTCAGTAGCTGCAGCTGCAGCAATTGGCGGCGTAATGGCCCCTTTACAAGAGAAAGATGGCTATGATCGAACGTACTCAGCAGCAGTAAATATTGCCTCTGCACCAACAGGACTATTAATCCCGCCAAGCGGTTTGCTCATTATTTATTCTTTAGTAAGTGGTGGTACTTCGGTTGCTGCATTATTCATGGCTGGTTATCTACCTGGAATTTTGTGGGGTCTATCGACTATGGTCGTTGCCTACTTCATTGCGAAAAAAAAGAAGTATCCAATTACAAATAAGGTTACTTTCAAACAAGGCTTAAAGGTATTTCTTGATGCTATACCAAGTCTGTTACTAATTTTCATCGTTCTTGGAGGAATCATTTACGGGGTTTTTACAGCAACAGAAGGAGCAGCGATTGCTGTTGCTTATTCAATCATTCTATCGATTATCTATAAATCTTTCAGTCTAAAAAAGCTTCCTGCTATGCTTCTCGAAACAGTTGAAATGACTGCGGTGATTATGTTAGTCATTGCAACATCGACAATCTTATCAATCGTCATGTCATTTACAGGTATACCAGAAGCGATCAGCACCGGGGTTTTAGGACTAACAGATAACCCGATTATTATTTTGCTTATGATGAATGTCATATTATTAATTATTGGAACATTTATAGATTTAGCACCAGCAGTGCTAATTTTCACACCAATCTTTTTGCCGATAGTTTCATCATTTGGCATGGATCCAGTCCATTTTGGAATCATGATGGCGTTTAATCTCTGTATCGGAAATATTACTCCGCCAGTAGGTGGTGCACTTTTTGCCGGATGCAGTGTTGGAAAGGTGAGTATCGAACAAGTAACGAAACCTCTTTTTCCATTTTACGGAGCGATCACCATCGTTCTTTTACTAGTAACGTATATTCCAGAAATCAGCTTATTTTTACCTAAACTATTTGGCTTGTAA